In Cololabis saira isolate AMF1-May2022 chromosome 14, fColSai1.1, whole genome shotgun sequence, a single genomic region encodes these proteins:
- the LOC133460114 gene encoding uncharacterized protein LOC133460114: MMTLQRTRNCVKTSEPDLNYASLDLKKAKKRKKKHGNVQEQLQSRHQPQDRGAPPANVFLEVDADVEPHLPDRDASTMVSHSSIYLNSQQIAMETEEMQREQQDPGWEEEPGRGGCGGRGGWEGQETEERTVDPYGGSEDTCAPLSEAETIDLQTESFNDDNN, encoded by the coding sequence ACTTCCGAGCCGGACCTGAATTACGCCTCGCTGGACCTGAAGAAGGCAAAGAAACGCAAGAAGAAGCACGGCAACGTGCAAGAGCAGCTGCAGAGCCGGCACCAGCCCCAGGACCGCGGCGCGCCGCCCGCTAACGTGTTCCTGGAGGTGGACGCCGACGTGGAACCCCACCTCCCCGACCGGGACGCCAGCACCATGGTGTCGCACAGCAGCATCTACCTGAACAGCCAGCAGATCGCCATGGAGACGGAGGAGATGCAGCGGGAGCAGCAGGACCCGGGCTGGGAGGAGGAGCCGGGGCGTGGAGGATGTGGAGGGCGTGGAGGATGGGAAGGTCAGGAGACGGAGGAACGGACGGTTGACCCCTACGGTGGCAGCGAGGACACATGTGCTCCACTCTCGGAGGCAGAAACTATAGACCTGCAGACCGAGTCCTTCAACGACGATAATAACTAA